The nucleotide window AGGGATTAAGCATTTTTCGGGGTTGCAGAGGAGAAAAATGCAATTCGGTTTTCGGGCAAGGCCGCAAATAACACAAAATATTTAATAAGCATTGTAATATTAATCTAAAATAATAACTATTTTAGAGGAGTTAAAGTTGTAATTTAGGGGCAGGGCAAATGGCTAAGTCAAGGATTGGTTCAAAAAAGGCAAATTTCAGAAATAAATCCGCTCGTGCATCCCGGCTTACGCAGTTGATTGTGATTCTTGCGGTTATTGCATTAATTGCCTATGCCGACTATCATTTCATGTTCAGGCACCATACTTTTGAAATCGAGGACAAATGCGGGATGATTGCAGGCAGCGTGATGCACATTCTTGATACAGAAGCAGCCTGTGAGTTCAGGTGCAAGTCCCAATGCTCGGCACAGGAAATGTCTTATGAAAAAAGCGCCTATACTGGCCTCGAGCAGGGCTGCAATATTTGCAAATGCACCTGCCGCCGATTTGAGTAACTTGAACAGGCCACAGCTCAGGATAAAATGGCGAACCGAAAAAGGATTGGAAAGGGTTTTCCCATTGCACCCGTACTGATGCTGGCCCTGATGCTTTCAGCATGCACAGTGGCAGTAAGCAAGGAAGAGGCTGAAAAATCTGCTGTTGAGTTTGTCAAGTCCAGGGTCAAGTTTTATACCACGGATGAGGCTACCAACACTTCATCAATGCCTGGCCAGGTGATTATGAAAAGCGTCACAAGCTATAAAGAAGGCAGGGAATGGGTTGTCATCGCCCATATGGAGTCTGAAGTCAATAGCACCCTAAAAAAGGGGGACATCATTGTCAAGATTGATGCTGTTTCTGGCGAGATTGTTGAGTTCAACGGAGTCAGGGTCATCAGGGAATAATCTGTTCCCGGCGTTATTTGAAGGTTTTCCGGTACACCCAATTCAAACGGCTTAATCGAATAGCCGGAGTTCTTTCTGCACTTTCGGGACAGGCCATTTGCCATGCCCCAGCGAATCGTACATATGGCAATGCTGGCAACAGCAACATTAGTAATACATAAAGATTACATTAAGAATACAATTATATTCATTTCGTATATTAGTATATGCATTACAGAAAGATATAAATACTACATTTGTAATACGATAGGATTACATTGAAAATCAGCACCATTACAGTGAGACTGCCAAAAGAAACTACAGAGTGGCTTGATTCCCTGGTAAAGAAAGGAATATACAAAAGCCGTTCCGAGGCAATCCGTGAATTCTCAAGGGAATTTCTAGAAGAAACGAACCTGGACAAGGAAACAGGCGCAGGCGGCAAAAAATGAGGAACGAGGTAATTACAATCAAGATGCCCGAATCCCTTCTTAATGAATTAAAAAAGAGGGCCCAAAAAATGCACTACATGGACCTTAGCGAGGAAATAAGGAGCATAGTGCGCAAAAAATGGCTGCAGTACAATGACCCTGAAATCATGCGCATGAAAAAGCTGAAGGATGAAATTGAGGACGAGCTGAAAAAAGGCAGCGAAATTGCAGCCAGAAGGCATGTTCTCAGCCAGCTTGAGGAGATAAAAAAGAATGTTTCCAGGAAAGTTGAGCAAAATAATTATGGGGCACTGGGGAAAAAAACACGGCAATGAAGACGACAAAAAACAAAAATAAATGCAAAAATGGCAGAAAGGTGAATCAGTCAAATAGTAAATTTTCTATTGAACACCCTGCATGCAATATATTTGCCAGCAATTCTGCAAAAAATAATGCATCCTATGCAATTATCGTGCTGGCATTGCTGCTTATGGCATCTGCACTTTATTCAGAAAAAGCAAATTCGCTTGAGCCGGGCATCCAAAGCCAAAATCCCGGCAGCCTGGTGAATATTGACACGCTTTTCCCGCAGGAAAATCAGGAGAACTCCGATGAGATTTCACTGCAGCTGGAAATTGCATCAAAGCAGTATGCCCTTGGGCAGCAGGCAGTGATTTATGTGGTTTCCGCAGGGCATCCTGAATTTGACATGCTGATAGGCAATGACGTCCAGCAGGTCCTGTACCATTACGACGGAGAAAAATACCCTGTCATGTACAGGTATCCGTTGATAGGCATGCCTGGAAAATATTTTGCAACTGTGACAGCCAATGAGAATGGCGCAACTGCCACAAAGACTGTGTACTTTGACGTTGCTGCCGGCGACATAATGATGTACAGCCTTTTCGAGGACAAGGCTGCAGTGGACCCTGCAGAATTTGCTGCAGAAATAGTCAATGCGAATGAAGGGGCTGAAGTCCTGGTTCTGGACCAGGAAACACAGGCCCGGCTGTCAACACTCGATTCGGCAAGGCCGGTTGAATTGAAAATCAGTTTCTATGGGAACGCGCCTGGAGGCGGGCAATTATCCGGTGAAGGGGACGCTCCAAGCCAAAATCCCCGGGCTTCGGTTCAAATCAGCCTTAAGAATTTAAGAAATCCCAGATGGGACAACGCAGGTGAAATGCAGATTGGCGAACTGCCGGATGAAGTGGCCAGGACGCTGGAATCGCGGGGCATTTCAGTGCAGGAAGCTGTCAGCCTGGAAGGGGTGGATAATTTTGCCATTAACGATTATTATGGTGAAGTCGCCATCGATGTTTCCTCAGTTGACTTTGATTCCGTTTATTACTGTGATGACATGGCATCGTGCCATAAGCTCAGTCCGTGCCAAAGTGTTTCTGAAGAATACAGGGCAGATGAATTATGCTATGTCACGGAAGTTTCCGCGGCGAATGGCGATGAATCACTTGCTGGAAAGATGATTTACATTTACGTGCCACATTTCTCGTCAATAATCCTGGCGCTTGAAAACTTAAGCGACAATCTGACGCTTAATAGCCCTCTGCCTGGCACAATTTTAGGAAATGGCCAGGATATTCTCCTAAATTTCTCCCTGAAAGAAACCCTGACAGCATATTATACGCTGGATGACGGGTCACTTATTTTGCCATATTTTGAGATCGGCAATGGCAAAAAGGAATACAAGGAGATTCTGCAGGGCAAGCTGGCTGATGGCATTCTGGCAAATGGAGGACACAATATCAGCATTGTTGTTGACAATGGCGTGAACATCAGCGACATGCTTGAGTTTAGTTTTGCCGTTGACGATGTCTGGCCGCCTGCCATAGATGAATCGCCAAAGCTTGCCGGGGCTGAGTTCAACCAGACTGTGAACTGGACACTTATTGCGCTTTCCTTCAATGAGTCTGCAAATGCCAGCTACAGCATTAATGGCGCAGAGTATACGCCAATGATTTTTGCCAGCAGGAATATGACCTTAAACCTGACCGTGGTTTCCGGAAGCAATGAACTGCAAATTGCTGTGTCGGACCAGCAGGGAAACAGCATGCTCTATTCATACTTGTTCAATTTCAACATTATAGGCCAGGGGAACAGCAATGCTTCAAACACTTCATTGCCCGGCCCGAATTGCTCAGATGGAATGCAAAATTCCCACAACAGCCTTGCCGAAACCGGAATCGACTGCGGCGGCCCCTGCGGCCCCTGCACGGCATTTGAAATACTGACTGACAAATCAGTCTACAACCAGACCGAGCAGGTTGAAATAGAGGTCAGGGGAAGGTCAGGCGCCAATGCGACCATTACAGTTGTTGGCGGCACAGAAAGCTATTCTGCTGATGCGGCCGGCTTCCCGGCTTACTACATCTTTACAGACACAGATAACATAGGGACTTATACAGTGTACGGGGTGCAATACTATTTCAGCAATATAGAGATAGTCTCCAAAGATTTTGAGGTTGTAAGCAACCAGCCGCAAAATCCGCTGGCTGTTTCCATAAGCAGCAACAGGAGCACGATAAATGCAGGGGAGCCTGTGGCTTTTAATGCAATTTTCAGCGGCAACACAACAGGCGTTGACTTTAGCTGGGATTTTGAAGGGGACAGGGTAGTGGACAGCACAGCAAAAAAAGTTGATTTTGTTTATGCGAACAATGGTACATACTATGTCAACCTGACGATATTCAGCGGGCCTTGGCAGCGAAGCGATACCAAGACAATCACTGTCCGAAAGACATATTCAGTAAGGGTATTTGTCCAGGATAACAGGACAAGCCAGGCAGTTCCGGGAACCTCAGTCAACCTGGATGGCTATAGCGGAGTCACAGATTCATCAGGCCATGCTGATTTTATCCTGCCAAGGGATGATTATACCCTGGTCGTGAGCAAAGAAGGCTACATGCCAACCTATGACATTTTGAGCCTTAATGAAAATAGCTATCTGGAAGTTTCCATAAATAAGATAGACATTCAGGCGCCGACAATTGCGCTTGCCTCGCCATCTCCAGGTGAAAACCTGAATTCCGCCACTGTTAATTTTGCATTTGTGGCTGATGACGAAAATGCAATGAATTGTTCCCTATACCTTAATGATGATGGCTCATGGTGGGCGCTTTGGGCAACAGCGGAAAATGTAGTGCCGGGCCAGCAAGCCAGCATGGAAATCAGCGGGATGGAAGACAATAGGTTCTATCTCTGGAAAGTCGAGTGCAGGGACCAGCGCGGCAACCTCAATTCAAGCCGGGCCCAGAACTTCACAATAAATTCCAGTGCCCCTGCGCTTCAGTCAACAGCTGCGCTTGGCGAGCAGGATGAAGCTGCGAAGAATTTCCTGGATGAATTGGATGAAGCCATTGCCGCGGTCGACAGCTATGCCAAGGCAGAGAAAGACCTTGCTGTTGCCATAGATTTCAAGAAGGCGCTTGAAAAAGCCAAGACAGAGATTCAAAGGCTAAACAGGGACCTGCATGATTTGCCATGGAGGAGGCTTAACCAGTCAGCATTGGACCTTGAGACCCAGAGGCTCATCGACGCCATAAACAGCATTATGCAGGAATCGCCAAAGTCACTTTCAGTCCTTGAGACAGTTGAGTTTGTCAAGTACCCTGGAAAATCTGACATAGAGCAGCTTGTGCTGGAAACGCTCGGCCTCGAAGACACAAAGAAAAACAGGAATAAGATAAGCAGCCTGGTGAAGGACATCACGGATTTGCAGTCAGCCATAACCATAACAACAAAAGCCAAGGTCTATGATGTCCAGCAGTTTTCCGGAAAGAGAGTGAAATATTCAGCAATTATCAAGGAGGTAAAATCAGGAAAAGAGGGTGTGGAAGGGGAACTTTATGAGGTTGTGCCCAAGACAATAGGGGAAGATGCCGGCAGCATAGATTTCCGTTTCGAAATGCAGGTTGTGAAGGCCGACCCTGTTGTCAAGACAGCCTTCAGCGGCAGCACAACGCTTGTTTACATTGTTCCTGGAGAAATTGATCTTAAGGATGTTGAGGATACAAAGACCATTGTCCTGCCTGCAAAGCTGGAGGTGCCGGACAGCAGCGGCAATCTTATCAGCGGCCTTGCCTTTGTGGATATTTTCAAGAAAAGCGTGATTAAGATAGATGACACGAGGCTTATGATAGAAATACTTGTTATAATCGTGCTTTTGGCTGTTTTTGTTGCGTACTCAATGGATGACATAAAGAAGCTGAGCGTTGTGAAGGCTGTTCTCAAGCCCAAGAACACGAAAATAATGGAGGACATGCTTCTGAAGATGCATAAGGACATTGAGGCAAGCAATTACCAGGAGGCAAAGGGTGTCTATAAGGAAGTCGGCGTTCTCTATAAGCAGTTAAAGCCGGATGAAAGAAAGCAATTCTTTGCAAAGCTGGCTGAAATGCATAATCGCCTTGATGTTCTTTACATCCACAACCTGATAAATTCAGCGCTGTCCAAAATTGAGGAGCGCAAGCTGGACGAGGCTGCAGCTGACTACACCGCAATCACGGGAATTTACAGGAGCATTGCGCCTGAATTCAAGGCTGAGGTCCTGGAATCATGCAAGGCACTGCACACAAAAATAAACCTTGAGCAGCTAAACCAGGAGGTTGCCTAGCCATGCCGCTAAGACTCCTGCTGAATAAGGCACATGTCCACAAGCAGCCACGTGCCCTCATTTTTGCCCTGATCATAATGCTTTGGGCAATGGCAATCCCGTGTTCCATGGCACAGGAAATTAAGGGCGATTTTGAATTTTCAGTGGGCAACTTGGAAAAAGTGGTGCAGACAGATACTTTTGAGGACATTGACATCAATGTAAAAAATCGGGGTGGTTCAACAGCAAGCCTGTATTTCGGGGTTGACGAGAAATATGCCAATGTCATAAGGATCAGCACGCCGCGGCTGACAATAAATCCAGGCGATTCCCAGACCTTGCGCGTCGTGTTGGTTGGTGATGTCGCCCCGGACGGCAAAAGGACATATGAAACTGACATCAAGGTCAAAGGCGACCTTTTTGACAGCTTGCCTGTGAAGCTGGTTGTTTCCTCTGCATCAAAAGTGCACATTGAATCATTTTATCTTGAAGAGTCCGCAATTGACAAGGAAGTAAA belongs to Candidatus Woesearchaeota archaeon and includes:
- a CDS encoding type II toxin-antitoxin system ParD family antitoxin, producing the protein MKISTITVRLPKETTEWLDSLVKKGIYKSRSEAIREFSREFLEETNLDKETGAGGKK
- a CDS encoding PKD domain-containing protein is translated as MASALYSEKANSLEPGIQSQNPGSLVNIDTLFPQENQENSDEISLQLEIASKQYALGQQAVIYVVSAGHPEFDMLIGNDVQQVLYHYDGEKYPVMYRYPLIGMPGKYFATVTANENGATATKTVYFDVAAGDIMMYSLFEDKAAVDPAEFAAEIVNANEGAEVLVLDQETQARLSTLDSARPVELKISFYGNAPGGGQLSGEGDAPSQNPRASVQISLKNLRNPRWDNAGEMQIGELPDEVARTLESRGISVQEAVSLEGVDNFAINDYYGEVAIDVSSVDFDSVYYCDDMASCHKLSPCQSVSEEYRADELCYVTEVSAANGDESLAGKMIYIYVPHFSSIILALENLSDNLTLNSPLPGTILGNGQDILLNFSLKETLTAYYTLDDGSLILPYFEIGNGKKEYKEILQGKLADGILANGGHNISIVVDNGVNISDMLEFSFAVDDVWPPAIDESPKLAGAEFNQTVNWTLIALSFNESANASYSINGAEYTPMIFASRNMTLNLTVVSGSNELQIAVSDQQGNSMLYSYLFNFNIIGQGNSNASNTSLPGPNCSDGMQNSHNSLAETGIDCGGPCGPCTAFEILTDKSVYNQTEQVEIEVRGRSGANATITVVGGTESYSADAAGFPAYYIFTDTDNIGTYTVYGVQYYFSNIEIVSKDFEVVSNQPQNPLAVSISSNRSTINAGEPVAFNAIFSGNTTGVDFSWDFEGDRVVDSTAKKVDFVYANNGTYYVNLTIFSGPWQRSDTKTITVRKTYSVRVFVQDNRTSQAVPGTSVNLDGYSGVTDSSGHADFILPRDDYTLVVSKEGYMPTYDILSLNENSYLEVSINKIDIQAPTIALASPSPGENLNSATVNFAFVADDENAMNCSLYLNDDGSWWALWATAENVVPGQQASMEISGMEDNRFYLWKVECRDQRGNLNSSRAQNFTINSSAPALQSTAALGEQDEAAKNFLDELDEAIAAVDSYAKAEKDLAVAIDFKKALEKAKTEIQRLNRDLHDLPWRRLNQSALDLETQRLIDAINSIMQESPKSLSVLETVEFVKYPGKSDIEQLVLETLGLEDTKKNRNKISSLVKDITDLQSAITITTKAKVYDVQQFSGKRVKYSAIIKEVKSGKEGVEGELYEVVPKTIGEDAGSIDFRFEMQVVKADPVVKTAFSGSTTLVYIVPGEIDLKDVEDTKTIVLPAKLEVPDSSGNLISGLAFVDIFKKSVIKIDDTRLMIEILVIIVLLAVFVAYSMDDIKKLSVVKAVLKPKNTKIMEDMLLKMHKDIEASNYQEAKGVYKEVGVLYKQLKPDERKQFFAKLAEMHNRLDVLYIHNLINSALSKIEERKLDEAAADYTAITGIYRSIAPEFKAEVLESCKALHTKINLEQLNQEVA